The genomic window AATGGGGCTAAAGCCCCACGAGGCGCTTTTCCTCCCCGCGCTAAAGCGACGGGGATTCCAAGCTACCGAAAGTTTTACTTGAAGAACTAGCAGAGGGAGGAGATGGGAGATTTTCAAGATACGTTTGCTATGCTACTGGTTGGGGATGCTATAAAGCGTTTGTTGGTCTTTTGTTAGCTTGATATTGCCTAATAGAGGAATTTTGTTTTTATGCTGGGTACTTTTCAACAGAGCCATTTACGCATTGAAGTGGAAGCATCACCAGAGGCGATCGCACAGTGTTTGCTGGAACCAAAACGGCTGCAACGCTGGTACAATGGGATTATCGAGATTTCGGGATTGCCGGAACGCCTGGAACCTGGCTTGACCTTCAAAAGCTGGGTCGGACCCATTATCATTTCCCATTACGTGGAAGCTGCCCGTTCCGATTACCTGCGCGTGATTCTCAGTGAAGGTGTTGACGGTTTCCACGAGTGGTACTGGGGGGACGGTTGGGTACAATCCCAACTCGAAGGGGTTTCCCTGTTGCCGTTAAAATTGGGACAAACTTTAGGTTTGTTGCGTTTGCGCGGTACCCTAGCCACCGAGTCGCAACGAACCCCTTTTGCCAGCTAATTCTGCTGGTGTTTCGGGCAAAGGCACGTTCCTCGACATATTGATAGTGCTTTTGTCGTTGGTTTGTCGAATTGTTTGCCAACTGTTTTGCCAATACCTACCAATAGCCCCATGTATCCCCATCTTGTGGTTTCCACTGAGTGGCTTTACCAGCAGCTATACCAGAAACCAGACGCTGACCCTACCGGCAAGCCGGTGGTGATAGACTGTCGTTTTTCCCTTGCCGAACCGGAGTGGGGATACCAGCAATACCTACAAGCCCACATTCCGGGGGCGTTTTACCTGGATTTGAACCGGGATTTATCCAGCAAGCCACAAAAACACGGCGGTCGCCACCCTTTGCCCAATACCGACCAATTGGCGCCAAAGCTTGCTGCCCTGGGGATTACTTCCCAGGAGACTATGGTGGTTGCCTATGACGATTCTAAATTTGCTTTTGCCTCGCGGCTGTGGTGGCTGCTGCGGTATATGGGTCACCCCCAGGTGGCGGTTCTCAATGGTGGGTGGTCTGGCTGGCAAAGGGCTGGCTATCCCACCAGTGCAGAGATTCCCCAAAAACCTAAGACGGGAGATTTTGTGCCCCAGCTGCAACTGGAAATGGTGGTGGATCGTGCCTACGTGCAGCAAGCTCAAGTTTCCCAGGATCAAATTTTGGTAGATTCGCGATCGCGCGATCGCTATTTGGGTCAAACGGAACCCATCGACCCGGTTGCCGGCACCATTCCCACCTCTGTCAATTATTTTTGGAAAGATGTTACCAACGACGATGGCGAACTGTTGCCTATAGAACAACAACAAAAACGCTGGCAGAATATCGGTGCGGCGGATGAAGCGATCGTCTATTGCGGTTCTGGGGTCACTGCCTGCGTCAATTTGCTTTCTATGGAAGCTGCAGGCGTTCGCAATCGCAAGCTCTACGTTGGTGGTTGGAGCGATTGGTGTTCTTATTTTTAAGAGATTATAAAAGTAAGGTAGGCGGTGCCCACCCGACAAAATTCTTTTAGGAAATCAATTTAGATGGTTGGAATATTGCGCATCCCACAAATGGTTGCGGCGATCGCTTCTATTTTCTAACTATCTCTCCCCAAAAAGAAAGTTATGAACTTACCCCTCTGGATTACCCTTTCCCGACTTTTGGGCGTTCCCTTGCTTTTATATCTGCTTTTTGACCCCACGCCTACCCAACGCTGGTGGGGTACAGGTATTTTTTTACTAGCGGCAGCCACAGATTGGGTAGATGGTTACCTGGCGCGCCGCCGCAATGAAGTTACCGATTTGGGGAAATTTCTCGACC from Geitlerinema sp. PCC 9228 includes these protein-coding regions:
- a CDS encoding sulfurtransferase; the protein is MYPHLVVSTEWLYQQLYQKPDADPTGKPVVIDCRFSLAEPEWGYQQYLQAHIPGAFYLDLNRDLSSKPQKHGGRHPLPNTDQLAPKLAALGITSQETMVVAYDDSKFAFASRLWWLLRYMGHPQVAVLNGGWSGWQRAGYPTSAEIPQKPKTGDFVPQLQLEMVVDRAYVQQAQVSQDQILVDSRSRDRYLGQTEPIDPVAGTIPTSVNYFWKDVTNDDGELLPIEQQQKRWQNIGAADEAIVYCGSGVTACVNLLSMEAAGVRNRKLYVGGWSDWCSYF